A part of Cryptococcus neoformans var. grubii H99 chromosome 6, complete sequence genomic DNA contains:
- a CDS encoding translation initiation factor 3 subunit J → MSDDDWDVDETIAPAAPAVILPPKVPAKKWADEDAEDNDNDDDWDKSEDEKPQAAKVAAVAPAKKKGTLKQKLAEKEKLAKEAKEKGAEDDDDLMYTMTEQERRRLAREKEQEADLAVASDLMGAIDVGDEGDALKSVLSARPSTKNDFSELSKNIYTSIVKKHESNPLYAHFVEQLVKDISTALTAVQTRKVSSALSVLGNTKQQEERDKASGKKKAASKPKLGATKVLSKVDTEAYDDVLGDDDFM, encoded by the exons ATGTCTGACGACGACTGGG ATGTCGATGAGACTATCGCTCCTGCTGCCCCTGCTGTAATTCTCCCTCCCAAGGTCCCCGCCAAGAAGTGGGCTGATGAGGATGCCGAGGATAATGACAAT GACGACGACTGGGACAAAtctgaggatgagaagccACAGGCGGCCAAAGTTGCTGCCGTTGCAccagcaaagaagaagggtacTCTCAAGCAAAAGCTTgccgagaaggagaagcttgCCAAGGAGGCT aaggagaagggagctgaggatgacgatgatttGATGTACACCATGACTGAGCAAGAGAGGCGGCGGTTGGCtagggagaaggagcaagaAGCAGACTTAGCCGTGGCTTCTGATCTCATGGGTGCTATCGACGTGGGTGACG AGGGTGATGCTCTCAAGAGTGTGCTTTCTGCCCGTCCCTCTACCAAGAACGACTTTTCCGAACTCTCCAAAAACATTTACACTTCTATCGTTAAGAAGCACGAGTCCAATCCTCTTTACGCTCACTTTGTCGAGCAGCTTGTCAAGGATATTAGTACCGCTCTTACCGCTGTTCAGACCAGGAAAGTGTCTTCAGCTTTGAGTGTGTTGGGTAACACCAAGCAacaggaggagagggataAGGCTagtggaaaaaagaag GCTGCGTCTAAGCCCAAGCTCGGCGCTACCAAGGTGCTCTCCAAGGTGGACACTGAGGCTTACGACGATGTTCTTGGAGATGACGATTTCATGTAA
- a CDS encoding methionyl-tRNA formyltransferase, with amino-acid sequence MVLGKQPFLLRIPPKRQAKTRALRCFSATCKRRTVKEPFRILFCGSDDFAVASLKAVHEAKDVWSSIDVVVPAEREIGRGGKHAHHEKYTPALRLYAEQNNLPISTIPSTGLKTWSPPELFTSSDLNSSHVLLTASFGHIIPLRLLKLFPPIQRLNVHPSLLPRWRGAAPVQWTIANGDEETGVSVQTLVRYALGVDAGDILGRVEGIKVPREIRYEIFLPSLAEAGGKLLVDVLRKIQNGTVTTTTQDERYVTVAPKITHETSRIHWEKHTAEAIDRLHRGFTHQCPVWTFFLNTTAQILSLHPIPPSSLPIPLYQPETITPGTAILYRQGKSRRLFVACAGNSWIEVQEIKMASKKALGIKEWWNGLSKDVRESGKLAFR; translated from the exons ATGGTGCTTGGCAAACAACCTTTTCTACTGAGAATCCCACCCAAACGACAGGCAAAGACGCGCGCCCTTCGTTGCTTCTCTGCAACTTGTAAAAGACGAACTGTGAAAGAGCCCTTTCGGATACTTTTTTGCGGCTCAGACGATTTCGCAGTCGCTTCCTTAAAAGCAGTACATGAAGCGAAAG ACGTTTGGTCTAGCATCGATGTAGTAGTGCCCGCTGAAAGGGAAAttgggcgaggaggaaagcATGCCCATCATGAAAAGTACACCC CGGCACTACGCCTGTACGCCGAACAGAACAATCTCCCCATATCGACTATTCCATCTACTGGCCTCAAAACCTGGTCTCCACCCGAACTTTTCACTTCATCCGATCTCAACTCCTCACATGTGCTATTAACAGCGTCTTTTGGGCATATTATCCCCCTCCGACTCTTGAAGCTCTTCCCTCCGATTCAACGGCTAAATGTACATCCGTCTCTCTTACccagatggagaggagcTGCTCCTGTACAGTGGACCATTGCgaatggagatgaagagacgGGGGTTAGTGTGCAGACGCTGGTGCGGTATGCGCTAGGTGTTGATGCAGGTGATATATtgggaagagttgaggGTATC AAAGTCCCTCGCGAAATTAGATATGAGATTTTCTTACCTTCCTTGGCAGAGGCAGGAGGCAAGCTGTTAGTTGACGTGTTGCGGAAAATCCAAAATGGAACT GTAACCACCACAACCCAGGACGAGAGATACGTCACTGTCGCTCCCAAGATTACTCATGAGACGTCTCGAATACATTGGGAGAAACATACAGCAGAGGCGATCGACAGATTACACCGTGGATTCACCCATCAA TGTCCCGTctggaccttcttcctcaataCAACAGCGCAaatcctctccctccatcccatcccacCTTCGTCTCTTCCTATACCCCTCTATCAACCAGAAACAATAACGCCCGGCACTGCGATACTTTACAGGCAAGGCAAGTCACGCCGACTATTCGTAGCTTGTGCGGGGAACAGTTGGATAGAAGTTCAGGAGATTAAGATGGCGAGTAAGAAGGCTTTGGGTATCAAAGAATGGTGGAACGGGTTATCGAAAGATGTGAGGGAAAGTGGGAAACTGGCGTTCCGTTGA
- a CDS encoding 6-phosphogluconolactonase — translation MPHTSAPPVLYQFDDTKHLQSSLANFILKAQADAVSHRGVFTIALSGGSLPNQLRPLVDIEGIHWDKWQVFFSDERIVPLDHPDSNYAACAKAFLDHVPIKKEQIHTINTSLFREQTRSDPTAEIKPGEEDAAENEAVDIADDYEKQLVQTFGGANAARYPTFDLILLGMGPDGHTCSLFPGHELLSENDRWVAEIQDSPKPPKRRITFTYPVLNHAFRCAFVASGEGKQDMLTQILDNPEEGLPCSRVRPNSPGLVFWFVDASASAKVQYPKTEYKWIQAAGEDDPIAVERKKMKSEMDAAVKEGARQ, via the exons ATGCCCCACACTTCAGCGCCTCCTGTCCTCTACCAGTTCGACGACACCAAGCACCTTCAGTCGTCGCTCGCCAACTTTATCCTCAAAGCTCAGGCAGACGCCGTCTCCCACCGCGGCGTGTTCACTATCGCCCTTTCCGGTGGATCCCTTCCTAACCAGCTCCGTCCCTTGGTGGACATTGAGGGAATTCACTGGGACAAGTGGCAAGTTTTCTTTTCGGACGAGCGTATTGTGCCCCTGGATCACCCCGACAGCAACTATGCCGCCTGTGCCAAGGCGTTTTTGGACCATGTGCCAATCAAAAAGGAGCAGATTCACACTATCAACACCTCGCTCTTCCGGGAACAGACCCGCTCAGACCCTACTGCTGAGATCAAACccggagaggaggatgcaGCGGAGAACGAGGCCGTCGATATCGCAGACGACTATGAGAAGCAGCTCGTCCAGACTTTCGGCGGGGCCAATGCTGCTCGATACCCTACCTTtgacctcatcctcctcggtATGGGCCCCGACGGCCACACTTGCTCCTTGTTCCCCGGCCATGAGCTTTTGTCCGAAAACGACAGGTGGGTCGCGGAGATTCAGGACAGTCCCAAGCCTCCCAAGAGAAGAATCACCTTTAC tTACCCCGTGCTGAACCACGCTTTCCGATGTGCATTCGTTGCTTCCGGTGAGGGCAAGCAGGATATGCTTACTCAAATTCTTGACAACCCCGAAGAAGGCCTTCCGTGCTCTCGCGTCCGCCCCAACTC CCCTGGCCTCGTATTTTGGTTCGTTGACGCTTCCGCTTCCGCCAAGGTCCAGTACCCCAAGACCGAATACAAGTGGATCCAAGCTGCGGGCGAGGATGACCCAATTGCCgtcgagaggaagaagatgaagagtgaGATGGATGCTGCCGTCAAGGAGGGCGCGCGGCagtga
- a CDS encoding iron-sulfur cluster assembly protein, with the protein MTNLHPSISFQILTLHLYHQLLFQHSYHQMSATMALPAFRNTFASSSRITLHHLPFPSRSLAYLRYGSSLAQHSSSQSYTPTPAYSGPVASSSSSKAKGGVKDMHAAPNPAPPAAPAKSEVTGEKKEPRRRVPLKSQRNAITMTPTAISHLRELLASPTEPRLLRISVKSRGCAGMAYHLDYVPPPGGKFDEVVEQDGVRVLIDSKALFSIIGSRMDWRDNRLSAGFVFDNPNIIDTCGCGESFNIRF; encoded by the exons CGATGACCAACTtgcatccatccatctccttccaaATTCTGACTTTACATCTATATCATCAACTTCTATTCCAACATTCATATCACCAAATGTCAGCCACAATGGCCCTTCCAGCATTCCGCAACACATTTGCGTCTTCTTCGCGCATAAcactccaccacctccctttcccatcaCGCTCACTAGCATACCTGCGCTACGGTTCTTCTCTCGCCCAGcactcatcttcccaatccTACACCCCTACACCCGCGTATTCTGGTCCCGttgcctcctcttcatcgagTAAGGCCAAGGGCGGCGTCAAGGATATGCACGCCGCACCCAACCCTGCGCCCCCCGCTGCACCCGCCAAGAGTGAAGTGacaggagagaagaaggaaccCAGGAGGAGGGTACCTTTGAAGAGCCAGAGGAATGCGATCACCATG ACTCCAACAGCCATTTCTCACCTTCGTGAACTGCTCGCTTCACCCACGGAACCTCGTCTTTTGCGAATCTCTGTAAAGTCTCGTGGCTGTGCCGGTATGGCCTACCATCTCGACTATGTGCCACCACCAGGCGGCAAATTTGACGAGGTTGTCGAGCAAGATGGTGTCCGGGTATTGATCGACAGCAAGGCGTTGTTCAGTATCATTGGAAGTAGGATGGATTGGAGAGATAACCGGTTGAGTGCCGGATTTGTCTTTGATAA CCCCAATATTATTGACACCTGCGGTTGTGGCGAATCTT TCAACATTCGTTTCTAA
- a CDS encoding arf/Sar family protein, with protein sequence MASIFNGIFNWFLSLFFTKHLEVTIVGLQASGKTSLVNVLGSDQWSEDVVPTVAFNLRQVRKGNVTMKVWDVAGQPKFRGMWDRYCRGADAIIYVVDAADHHSIPTATSELHALLNIPALASVPLLVLANKNDLSGAMGVDDLIKEMRLGDIGGRAVSCYSTSNKTKHNLDIVLAWLTQRAH encoded by the exons ATGGCGTCTATATTTAACGGGATTTTCAACTGGTTTCTGTCTTTGTTTTTTACCAAGCATCTTGAGGTCACAATAGTGGGATTACAG GCAAGCGGAAAGACATC ATTAGTCAACGTTTTGGGTTCCGACCAATGGTCTGAAGATGTTGTCCCAACGGTAGCTTTCAACCTTCGCCAAGTACGGAAAGGTAATGTAACCATGAAGGTCTGGGATGTAGCT GGACAACCGAAGTTTAGAGGAATGTGGGATCGCTATTGCAGAGGAGCCGACGCTATCAT CTACGTGGTAGATGCTGCTGAT CACCACTCCATACCGACAGCGACATCTGAGCTCCACGCCCTATTAAACATCCCGGCACTTGCTTCAGTACCTTTATTAGTCCTGGCGAACAAGAACGACCTCTCTGGAGCTATGGGGGTTGATGACTTGATCAAGGAAATGCGATTAGGAGATATAGGGGGCAGAGCTGTATCT TGCTATTCGACAAGTAACAAAACAAAGCAT AACCTTGATATTGTTTTGGCCTGGCTCACACAACGCGCCCATTGA
- a CDS encoding RNA-binding protein 39, with translation MSTTPPRSSYQSANGGDKTPELTTKREKRHREDDEEDDRDVSGRSHRYRREDDRDYDRDRSDRGDRDRDRERRNRHRRRDETEEERRERHRRREEETEEEREERHRRRRERELRERGREREREDDYRRGSREMSVGRPLSHRDRSRESHRSYRSHRDRDEMPPIRPMSREPRDMAEERRENDRRREMHFADLERDGRMRSPPPRRRRLSPEYGGPRGPPPRRPPPPPRDPATALIEEVDSEARSIFVSQLSARMTSQVLGLFFEDKLGRGAVRDARVVTDKVARRSKGIGYVELDSVDLVNKALALSGTVVMGIPINIMLTEAERNHSGTELITATALASNARSHGGGGRSSVPFTQNYPPLSTGLDLPPGLDPDAHKDAAIPYHRLFVSNLAFSLTADDVRQVFEPFGEIEFVDLHMDLSGLRKGTAYVQFKDVKSAQMALDAMAGFDLAGRLIKVQTIQERGTYQTPDLIEDSGNYGTRLDANQRQQLMFKLARTEPNVNLSLSAPRINDSQSKVPAMDPTPRIVVHNMFNPEEETERNWDLDLAEDVKGEVESKYGRVKRIKVEKMSAGEVYIEFIDTDSAIKAVKGLNGRFFGGRQLQAGYITEALFNAHL, from the exons ATGTCAACAACTCCACCTAGGTCTTCCTACCAATCTGCCAATGGTGGCGACAAGACTCCTGAACTCACCAC TAAACGTGAGAAACGCCATcgtgaggatgatgaagaagatgatcgTGACGTATCCGGCAGGTCTCATCGATATCGTCGTGAAGACGACCGCGACTACGACCGTGACAGAAGTGATAGGGGGGACAGGGACCGGGACAGAGAGAGGCGAAACCGCCACCGACGCCGTGACGAAACTGAAGAGGAACGTAGGGAACGCCACCGTCGACGTGAGGAGGAGACCGAGGAAGAACGTGAGGAGAGGCATcgacgaagaagggagCGTGAATTGAGGGAACGCGGGCGTGAacgagagagagaggacgATTATCGTCGAGGATCGAGAGAAATGTCTGTGGGTAGACCCTTGAGCCATAGGGACAGATCAAGAGAGAGTCACCGCAGTTATAGGAGCCACCGCGACAGGGATGAAATGCCTCCCATTAGGCCTATGAGTAGGGAACCTAGGGACATGGCTGAAGAGCGTAGGGAAAATGACAGGCGTAGGGAAATGCACTTTGCAGAC CTTGAACGTGATGGTCGGATGCGGTCTCCGCCCCCACGACGCCGTCGTCTTTCGCCCGAGTATGGAGGTCCTCGCGGTCCGCCTCCTCgccgtcctcctcccccccctCGTGACCCAGCTACGGCTTTGATTGAAGAGGTAGACTCTGAAGCTCGTTCCATCTTTGTCTCACAACTTTCTGCTAGGATGACGTCCCAGGTTCTCGGCCTGTTCTTCGAAGACAAACTTGGCAGGGGTGCTGTCAGAGATGCCAGAGTTGTGACTGACAAGGTTGCTAGGAGGTCCAAAGG TATTGGATACGTTGAGTTGGATAGCGTTGATCTCGTAAACAAGGCTCTTGCC CTTTCTGGGACGGTGGTCATGGGTATTCCTATTAATATCATGCTTACCGAGGCAGAGAGAAACCATTCCGGTACTGAACTCATCACTGCTACTGCCCTTGCCAGCAATGC ACGATCTCATGGTGGCGGTGGTCGTTCTTCTGTTCCTTTCACTCAGAactatcctcctctctccacCGGTCTCGATCTTCCACCAGGTCTTGATCCCGACGCTCATAAGGACGCTGCTATCCCATATCACCGTCTTTTCGTCTCCAATCTCGCTTTCTCTCTGACCGCTGATGATGTGAGGCAGGTGTTCGAGCCGTTCGGCGAGATTGAGTTTGTTGATCTTCACATGGATCTG AGCGGACTGAGGAAAGGTACAGCTTACGTCCAGTTCAAGGATGTCAAGTCTGCGCAAATGGCGCTTGATGCGATGGCTGGATTTGACCTCGCAGGACGTCTCATCAAGGTCCAGACTATTCAAGAACGCGGTACCTACCAGACACCGGACTTGATCGAGGATAGTGGCAACTATGGCACCCGACTTGACGCCAACCAGAGGCAACAACTCATGTTCAAGCTCGCAAGAACCGAGCCCAACGTCAACTTGTCGTTGTCCGCCCCCAGGATCAACGATTCTCA GTCCAAGGTGCCAGCGATGGACCCTACTCCTCGAATCGTTGTTCACAACATGTTCAATcccgaagaagagaccgAAAGGAACTGGGATTTGGACCTCGCCGAAGACGTCAAGGGCGAAGTTGAGTCTAAGTACGGCAGAGTCAAGAGGATTAAGGTCGAGAAGATGTCCGCG GGTGAAGTGTACATTGAATTTATTGACACTGACTCCGCCATTAAAGCTGTCAAGGGCCTCAATGGTCGATTCTTTGGTGGACGCCAGTTGCAAGCAGGATACATCACCGAGGCTTTGTTCAACGCGCACCTCTAA
- a CDS encoding cyclin-dependent protein kinase regulator, translated as MSHSPHPLATLEQIVSTPSAADGIPRDVEDDLRVAGCMLIQEAGVMLKLPQSVMATAQVLLHRFYYVSSMCSFGVNDVSISTLFLASKLCESPVRLRDLINTYLYLLARTQHLLNLPADQSFHPSLLSQSDESEKGRLWEGFKFSVPGFHDEIFWDWKDVITASEMQILKRLGFNMQVDLPYNHMINYLKILDLVFEDDVTQMCWSILNDMLLTPLYAIHPPHTVACISILLTTRLRRIPLPPKWYLLFDVSYDEVWSGCGVVMRLWNDWGLDRPKGVIQRNKRTANKEEEERKIKESRWRRAWVLAQSRKAVRRWIEGLEKA; from the exons ATGTCTCACTCACCTCATCCCCTGGCAACTTTGGAGCAGATCGTCTCTACACCTTCAGCTGCAGATGGGATTCCACGCgatgtggaggatgatCTGCGCGTAGCGGGGTGCATGCTAATACAGGAAGCGGGCGTGATGTTGAAGCT GCCGCAAAGCGTCATGGCGACAGCTCAAGTCCTGTTACACCGATTCTACTACGTTTCCTCCATGTGCTCTTTTGGCGTCAAT GACGTATCAATATCAACTCTCTTCTTGGCATCTAAACTCTGCGAGAGTCCTGTTCGTTTACGAGATCTGATCAACACTTACCTTTACCTCCTGGCTCGTACTCAACATCTTCTTAATCTTCCAGCGGACCAGTCATTCCATCCAAGCCTTTTATCACAGTCGGATGAAAGTGAGAAAGGTAGGTTATGGGAAGGATTTAAGTTCAGCGTACCGGGGTTCCACGACGAGATATTCTGGGACTGGAAGGACGTTATTACGGCGTCAGAAATGCAGATTCTCAAGAGACTAGGATTCAACATGCAG GTCGATTTGCCGTATAACCATATGATCAATTATCTCAAGATTCTGGACCTGGTATTcgaagatgatgtgacTCAAATGTGTTGGTCTATCTTGAATGACAT GCTTTTGACACCCCTCTACGCTATTCACCCTCCTCACACTGTCGCTTGTATATCTATTCTTCTCACTACACGTCTTCGCCGtattcctcttccgcccaAATGGtatctcctcttcgacGTATCTTATGATGAGGTCTGGTCTGGATGTGGCGTCGTAATGAGACTTTGGAATGACTGGGGACTGGATCGGCCAAAAGGCGTCATCCAAAGGAATAAAAGGACGGCaaacaaagaagaggaagaaagaaagatcAAGGAATCtagatggagaagagcatGGGTACTAGCTCAGTCTAGAAAAGCGGTGAGACGATGGATTGAAGGGCTGGAGAAAGCGTAG
- a CDS encoding cytoplasmic tRNA 2-thiolation protein 1 — protein sequence MPPTPCSLCHTARALVKRPKTGQQVCKDCFFEVFETEVHNTIVEGEGIFKRGERVAIGASGGKDSTVLAHVLSVLNKRYDYGLDLYLLSIDEGITGYRDDSLETVKQNQVEYGLPLKILSYSELYGWTMDKIVEQVGKKNNCTFCGVFRRQALDRGAAQLGVDHIVTGHNADDIAETVLMNIMRGDIARLARCTAVTTQSEDTIKRSKPFKYAYEKEIVMYAYFKKLTYFSTECIYSPDAYRGHARVFLKDLEAVRPSAIVDIIHSGESFVLEQSVQRGMKALQTCLRCGYISSNDLCKACALLEGLESGLSRSALRQTQESTSAAPEGHRTIPMFERYASLNGTPRTPATPAEPVEGIERAVRTIEIV from the exons ATGCCGCCTACGCCCTGTTCACTGTGCCATACCGCTAGAGCTCTTGTGAAGCGACCGAAAACTGGTCAACAGGTTTGCAAGGACTGCTTTTTCGAAGTTTTCGAGACTGAGGTGCACAACACAATTGtagagggagaaggaattTTTAAGCGAGGGGAACGGGTAGCTATAGGAGCTAGCGGTGGAAAAG ATTCAACAGTACTTGCACACGTTCTTTCAGTTCTCAACAAGCGATATGACTATGGATTGGACTTGTATCTGCTGTCAATAGATGAAGGTATCACCGGGTATCGAGACGACTCTTTAGAG ACCGTCAAGCAAAATCAAGTAGAGTATGGACTTCCGCTCAAGATCCTATCTTACTCTGAGCTTTACGGGTGGACGATGGACAAGATTGTAGAACAAGtcggcaagaagaacaatT GTACTTTTTGTGGTGTATTCCGTCGTCAGGCATTGGACCGTGGGGCTGCCCAATTAGGAGTAGACCATATCGTAACCGGACACAATGCGGATGACATTGCTGAAACTGTCTTGATGAACA TCATGAGAGGCGATATTGCCCGTTTGGCGAGATGCACGGCTGTTACGACCCAATCTGAGGATACGATCAAGAGAAGCAAGCCTTTCAAATATGCGTACGAGAAGGAAATTGTCAT GTATGCATACTTCAAAAAGCTCACATACTTTTCAACCGAGTGTATCTACTCTCCTGATG CCTACAGAGGACATGCCAGAGTTTTCCTCAAGGACCTCGAAGCCGTCCGACCTAGCGCTATCGTCGACATCATCCACTCTGGTGAATCCTTTGTCCTTGAGCAAAGTGTGCAAAGAGGTATGAAGGCTTTGCAGACTTGTTTGCGTTGCGGTTACATCTCTTCAAATGATCTTTGT AAAGCTTGCGCCTTGTTAGAAGGCCTTGAATCGGGTCTTTCCCGTTCTGCCCTC CGTCAAACACAAGAGAGTACCTCTGCTGCTCCAGAGGGACATCGTACGATACCCATGTTTGAGAGATATGCTTCTCTTAATGGTACGCCGAGAACACCTGCGACACCCGCGGAGCCTGTGGAGGGTATTGAGAGAGCGGTGAGAACCATTGAAATAGTTTAG
- a CDS encoding NAD-binding Rossmann fold oxidoreductase gives MSTNVALLGSGVFAQASYVPALLSLARFKTLVLHTIWSRSESSAQTLHAKYTSVGAPSPQLLYGDDGLEAVLANKEIDAVLFVLPITKQPDLVRKAWKAGKHVLSEKPLARDVKEAVELIEEYERDYKPKGLIWRVAENYAHEPALRFAGDILSKTPNLGPVLFWDIKFTAYVEDGSKYHATGWRTIPDYQGGFLLDGGVHWAALLRTVLPPAALPASFIGFASLHRTHLLPHDTIQAIALPDPSATIPPNGPKSKLDSAVYTEKDLASQPGQSTPRGQITFSFANPDMPPEGRTSNGLVVTLLNGVLTIEQTFDRRFITTLIPAEGSGLEKKTITTKQVGVEVEIEMFVNAVQAIKEGRENKEENFGEPRGALWDLSVLEAMLKSDGKEINLESLVKGE, from the exons ATGTCCACGAACGTCGCTCTCCTTGGCTCAGGCGTTTTCGCCCAGGCCTCCTACGTCCCggctctcctctctcttgcTCGATTCAAAACCCTCGTCCTCCATACCATCTGGTCTCGTTCAGAGTCTTCTGCTCAGACCTTGCATGCCAAATACACCTCTGTAGGCGCACCTTCCCCGCAACTCTTGTATGGTGACGATGGCCTTGAGGCTGTCTTGGCAAACAAGGAGATTGATGCGGTGCTCTTCGTTTTGCCCATCACCAAACAGCCTGACCTTGTCAGGAAGGCTTGGAAAGCTGGGAAGCATGTGCTGAGCGAAAAGCCTTTGGCCAGGGATGTCAAGGAGGCTGTGGAATTGATAGAGGAGTATGAGAGGGACTACAAGCCCAAGGGTTTGATCTGGAGAGTTGCCGAAA ACTACGCCCATGAGCCCGCTCTCCGATTTGCTGGAGACATACTCTCAAAGACACCTAATCTTGGTCCTGTCCTTTTCTGGGACATAAAGTTTACCGCTTACGTCGAGGACGGTTCCAAGTACCATGCTACTGGATGGCGTACTATTCCTGACTATCAGGGTG GCTTCCTTCTGGATGGTGGTGTTCATTGGGCGGCTCTGCTCCGTACTGTACTCCCTCCCGCTGctcttccagcttcttTCATTGGTTTTGCCTCCCTTCACCGAACTCATCTTCTACCACATGACACTATCCAAGCCATCGCTCTCCCCGATCCGTCCGCTACTATCCCTCCCAACGGCCCCAAGTCAAAGTTGGACAGTGCTGTTTACACCGAAAAGGATCTGGCTTCTCAGCCTGGCCAGTCTACCCCTAGGGGTCAAATCACGTTTAGCTTTGCCAATCCCGACATGCCCCCCGAGGGTCGAACATCCAACGGTCTTGTCGTCACTTTGCTCAATGGCGTCCTCACGATTGAGCAAACTTTCGACAGACGATTTATCACTACTCTTATTCCTGCTGAAGGAAGTggtttggagaagaagacgatcACCACAAAGCAAGTGGGTGTGGAAGTTGAGATTGAAATGTTTGTAAACGCTGTGCAGGCTATcaaggagggaagagaaaacaagGAGGAGAATTTCGGTGAGCCTAGAGGTGCTCTCTGGGATCTCAGCGTCCTCGAGGCAATGCTGAAGAGTGACGGCAAAGAGATTAACCTCGAGAGCCTGGTCAAGGGAGAATAA
- a CDS encoding TIGR01456 family HAD hydrolase, whose translation MLLYTTRRLPSIIRPACTHRRLTTFNGGPFPKKLAFAFDIDGVLKQGHNVLPEAKRTMKLLTGEDGRLPKPIPFLLITNGGGVLDHERLSFLSSELGVQLTPDQLVQSHTPMRDYAHKYKEKHVLVIGGKGESCRKVAESYGMKNAHIPQDVIAWKPSIWDRTELTKEEEAFVRPQDFSSIQFSAIFVMHDSHDWGRDTTLILDLLNSKNGYLGTRTEGRKNGEEAVELIMSNPDVEWRSDWPIPRLGQGAFRIGLESVYKATTGLDLTYTQYGKPFKATYDFSELSLRRYLASVGRDASVPLHVYMVGDNPASDIAGANAHGWSSILVRTGVFHDTHGEKPAFQPTVIADNVEKGVEWAIGREMGLC comes from the exons ATGCTGCTATACACAACAAGGAGACTTCCAAGCATAATTCGCCCAGCGTGCACGCATCGGCGTCTGACCA CCTTTAATGGTGGCCCTTTCCCAAAAAAACTTGCTTTTGCATTTGACATT GACGGTGTGCTCAAACAAGGCCACAATGTCCTGCCTGAAGCTAAACGTACAATGAAGCTTCTTACGggcgaagatggaagattgcCCAA ACCGATACCTTTCTTGCTGATAACCAATGGCGGTGGAGTACTTGACCACGAGcgcctctcctttctttcctccgaACTGGGTGTCCAACTTACACCTGACCAACTCGTCCAGAGTCATACACCTATGCGCGACTATGCGCATAAGTACAAGGAAAAGCACGTGCTTGTTATTGGcgggaagggagaaagcTGCAGGAAGGTCGCCGAATC GTatgggatgaagaatgccCACATACCGCAGGATGTGATCGCTTGGAAACCTTCAATTTGGGACCGTACAGAATtgacgaaagaagaggaggcatTTGTCCGA CCGCAAgatttctcttccatccagTTTTCCGCTATCTTCGTTATGCATGATTCTCACGACTGGGGTAGAGATACTACTCTtatccttgatcttctcaaTTCTAAAAATGGATATTTGGGCACAAGAacggaaggaaggaagaatggggaagaggcggtCGAGTTGATTATGAGCAATCCCGATGTTGAATGGCGGTC TGACTGGCCCATACCTCGATTAGGTCAAGGGGCTTTCAGAATCGGTTTGGAATCTGTTTACAAG GCAACGACCGGCCTTGACCTCACCTATACCCAATACGGCAAGCCTTTCAAAGCCACTTATGACTTCTCTGAGCTTTCTTTGCGCCGATACTTGGCTTCTGTCGGACGTGACGCTAGTGTCCCTTTGCATGT CTACATGGTAGGCGACAATCCCGCTTCCGATATTGCGGGCGCAAACGCGCACGGCTGGTCGTCTATCCTCGTCCGCACAGGCGTCTTCCACGATACCCACGGAGAAAAACCAGCGTTCCAACCAACTGTCATTGCCGATAATGTAGAAAAGGGAGTAGAGTGGGCTATCGGTAGAGAGATGGGGTTGTGTTGA